Within Candidatus Peregrinibacteria bacterium, the genomic segment TTTTCTTTTGAAGATTCGACTTTGAAATACAACTTCCTGTCAACTATTTTCTCGGAGGAATTTTCCGTTGACCCGGCAAATCACAGCCGCCTTTATTAAAGGGATTACATCGAAGCACTCGCCATATTCCTTTAAATATTCCTTTGATTGCGCCATGTTTTTCTATAGCTCCAATCATGTAAGTAGAACAACTCGGTGTAAATTTGCAGTAGCCACCGGTAAATAACGCTTTGCCCCATGCACTATGATCCGGGGAAAGAGTTTTTTGATAAATTCTTATAATGAAAATTAAAACTTTTTTTACCATATTCAACATATAACTTCAATAACATACCATAAACCTAATCCCTTTTATTTATAATGGAAACTAATTCGCTGATACTTACACGAAATGAATGAAAACTATCGGATTCGCGGGTAAAGATGTGGCGAAGCTGCGCCAATGCGTGTTAGATAGAGAAGTAATTTAGTGGGTTTCTCTTAACACCATCTTGGATTACCTCTATATGCAAGTGAACTCCGGATGAGCGGCCGGTAGTACCCATAAGTCCAACTATCTGACCGGCTACTACTTGTTCACCCTCTCTTACGTAAATTTTATTCTCTGTGAAATGAGCCATAAGGACCTCAATCCCATCGTCTCTCTTGATCATAAGATGCGTACCATACCCGCCATTATAACCGGTCTGACGTACTTTTGTAACAACACCTGATATAGGAGCTACAACATTTGGACTCCAAGATTTGTCTTTTCTAGAGATATCAAGACCTACATGACCATAAGTAAACCCGCGTGAATACCTTGCATTTACAGGTGTTGGACTTATGAAACCAACATTATTCACAGTTTGTGAAACAGTTTCGCTACCAAGTAT encodes:
- the yidD gene encoding membrane protein insertion efficiency factor YidD, yielding MVKKVLIFIIRIYQKTLSPDHSAWGKALFTGGYCKFTPSCSTYMIGAIEKHGAIKGIFKGIWRVLRCNPFNKGGCDLPGQRKIPPRK